In Micromonospora cremea, the genomic window GTTCATGATCGCACGGCCCGCGCCGGTGACCCTGGTGCAGGGTTTCATCGTTCTCCTGCTGTTGTGGAACTCCTGGCTGGTGTATTCCTGGTTGGGAAACCAGGCCCGAATCGATGTCGGGCTGATCCGTGCCGGCGTCACCGTCGGGATGGCAGCCGTCTTCCTCGCCGCTCTCGTCATCCCCGACGTGTGGGAATCCGGACCGGGAGCGTTGGGACCCCGGCTGATCCTAGTAATGGCCTACATCGTGGTGCGAGTGATCCATCTGGTCCTCTACCACTGGGCAGCGGTGGGCAGTCCACGGCTGCTCAGGACCATTCGCGTGTACGCCCTCACCACCCCACTGTCCTGGGTCCCACTGGTCCTTGGTGCCGTGTTCGGCGGCACCGCGCAGATCCTGCTCTGGACGGCAGCGCTCGTGGTCGACATGGGCGGCGGGGTGGTCGCCTCCGTGCTGAGCGGATGGCCCGTGCGCAGCCCGGGCCACTTCACGGAGCGGCACAGCCTCGTGGTGATCATCGCGCTCGGCGAGTCCCTGATCTCGGTGGGCACCGGGGTCGGGGCGGAAATGATGATCCGTGGACCGGTCCTGGTGGCCGCGCTCCTCACGCTCGCGGCCACGGTCTGCCTGTACTGGCTCTACGCCCGGAGCGCGGCGGCCGCACGGCAGGCGCTGACCATGAATTTCGGCCTGCGACGGGATCAGGTGGCCGCCAACGCCTACACCGTTGCCCACTTCCCGCTGATCGCCGGCATCATCTACCTGGCGTTGGGGGTGGAGCAGGTGCTCGCCGGCCTGGCACATGACGAGTCCCACGGAACCGACGCCTTGAACTGGATCCCGGCCGTCGCCCTGTTCGGCGGGACGGCCCTCTACCTCGCGGGCAGGGCGACGTTCCTGAGTTTCAGCGTCCGGTCCGTGCGGCCGTGGCAATTCCTCGCCCCCGGCGTGGCACTGCTGTTACTTCCCGCCGGACGGTATCTGCCCGGTCTGACCGCTCTCGGCCTGCTCACCACGTTCCTCGTCGTTCTTGTCAGCTACGAGGCGGTGGCCGGACGCGGGCGAGGGCCCGGTGCCCGGTCGGACCCGGAACTCACGGCCCGATAACGACGTTCGCGAGCGGCTCGCCCGCCGCGTACCGCCGGACCTGGTCGACCAGCAGCCGGCGGGCCCGGGGCGCCAACGCGGCGGTCAGGCCACCGACGTGCGGGCTGATCAGGACGTTCGGTGCGGACCACAGCGGGTGGTCGGCGGGCAGCGGCTCGGGTTCGGTGACGTCCAGGGCGGCGTGCAGCCGGCCCGTGCTGAGCTCGGCGAGCAGCGCATCGGTGTCCACCACCCGCCCCCGTGACACGTTCACCAGCAGGGCGCCGTCGGCCATGCTGGCGAGGAAATCCTTGTTCACCAGGCCCTCGGTCTCCGGGGTCAGCGGCGTGGCCAGGATGACGACATCCGCTTGCGGCACCATCTCCGGAAGATCGGAAACTGGCCGTACGCCGGGGCGGGGGCTCCGAGCCACCCTGCTGATCTCCACCTCGAACCCAGCGAGCCGGCGCTCGATCGCGGCGCCGATCGAGCCGTACCCGACGATCAGCACCCGGGCGTCAGCCAGCCCGGTCGACCAACCCGAGACCCAGCGGCCCTCGCCCCCGGCCCGGACGAACTCCGGCAGCCGGCGCCGGGCGGCAAGGGTGAGCGCCACGGCCAGCTCGGCGGTGGCCGCGTCGTGCACGCCCCGGCCGTTGGCCAGAGTCAGGCCGGGCCGCAGGTACGGCAGGACATGGTCGTAACCGGCGGTCACGGTCTGGACCACCTTGAGCCGGGGCATCCGGGCGATCGGCTCGCAGAAGCGCGGATCGATGATCCCGTACGGAACCGCATAGAACTCGACGTCGTCCAGATTTTCGGGCACGGGTCGACTGCCGTCGTACAGCGCGACGTCCAGATCGCCAAGCTCGGCCAATGCGTCGGGGTGAGAGATCAAGTAGCGCACGGCCACAATCATGCTGGATCGCCCCGAGCGGGACCGCTCGCCATCCACAGACCCGTCCCCTGGCCGGCGTTTGCGCTGGTCAGGGGGCATTTAAGCTGTTCCGAGGGGCGGAGGGTGTGGGATTCGAACCCACGAAGACATCGCTGCCTTACCGGTTTTCAAGACCAGCGCCATCGGCCACTAGGCGAACCCTCCCGGGCCGCCACCCGGGGGTGCGCGGCCGTGCCTAGTCTGCCATGGCACCGGGCGCGCGGCCCGGCGTCCCTCCCCGACGGGGCGGCGCAGCGCCGGAACCAACGTCTGGCCGTCCACAGTGGTAATCGGGACGGGATCGGGTGCGCCTGCGGCCCGCAGTGTCATCGGGTAAGACTGAGCCCATGCGAGCCATCACCATTCCGCAGCCCGGTGGACCCGACGCGCTGATCTGGGCTGAGGTCCCCGATCCCGAGCCCGGCCCGGGCGAGGTGATCGTGGATGTGCGGGCCGCCGGGGTCAACCGCGCGGACCTGCTGCAACGGCAGGGGCACTACCCTCCGCCGCCCGGCGCACCTGAATACCTGGGGCTGGAGTGCTCCGGGGTGATCAGCGCGATCGGTCCGGAGGTGACCGGGTGGGCGATCGGCCAGCAGGTCTGCGCCCTTCTGGCCGGCGGCGGGTACGCCGAGCGGGTCGCGGTCCCCGCCGGGCAGTTGCTGCCGGTGCCGGCCGGCGTCGACCTGGTCGACGCTGCGGCGCTGCCCGAGGTGGCCTGCACCGTCTGGTCGAACCTGGTCCCGGTGGGCCGCCTGAACTCGGGCGACACGCTGCTGGTGCACGGCGGCGGCAGCGGGATCGGCACCTTCGCGATCCAGTTCGGGGCGGCCCTGGGCGCCACGATCCTGGCGACCGCTCGCGCGACCAAGCATTCCAGGCTGCGCGAACTGGGCGCGGCGCACACGATCGACTACCGGGAGCAGGACTTCGTCGAGGAGGCCCGGCGAGCCACCGACGGCCACGGCGTCGACGTCATCCTCGACATCATGGGTGCGGCCTACCTGGGCCGCAACGTCGCCGCGTTGGCCACCGGTGGCCGGCTGGTGGTGATCGGGCTACAGGGTGGACGCAAGGCCGAACTGGATCTCGGCGCTCTGCTGACCAAGCGAGCCAGCGTTCTGGCGACGAGCCTGCGCGCCCGGCCGCTCACCGAGAAGGCGGAGATCGTCCGGGGTGTACGGGACGAGGTGTGGCCGTTGATCGAGGCTGGCAGGATCCGGCCGGTGGTGGACCGGCGGCTGCCGATGACCGAGGCGGCC contains:
- a CDS encoding low temperature requirement protein A, with product MASDEDEVMGRIFRSRPVVTAETHRTTLFEIFFDLVFVFGFIRVTEFMIARPAPVTLVQGFIVLLLLWNSWLVYSWLGNQARIDVGLIRAGVTVGMAAVFLAALVIPDVWESGPGALGPRLILVMAYIVVRVIHLVLYHWAAVGSPRLLRTIRVYALTTPLSWVPLVLGAVFGGTAQILLWTAALVVDMGGGVVASVLSGWPVRSPGHFTERHSLVVIIALGESLISVGTGVGAEMMIRGPVLVAALLTLAATVCLYWLYARSAAAARQALTMNFGLRRDQVAANAYTVAHFPLIAGIIYLALGVEQVLAGLAHDESHGTDALNWIPAVALFGGTALYLAGRATFLSFSVRSVRPWQFLAPGVALLLLPAGRYLPGLTALGLLTTFLVVLVSYEAVAGRGRGPGARSDPELTAR
- a CDS encoding 2-hydroxyacid dehydrogenase, coding for MRYLISHPDALAELGDLDVALYDGSRPVPENLDDVEFYAVPYGIIDPRFCEPIARMPRLKVVQTVTAGYDHVLPYLRPGLTLANGRGVHDAATAELAVALTLAARRRLPEFVRAGGEGRWVSGWSTGLADARVLIVGYGSIGAAIERRLAGFEVEISRVARSPRPGVRPVSDLPEMVPQADVVILATPLTPETEGLVNKDFLASMADGALLVNVSRGRVVDTDALLAELSTGRLHAALDVTEPEPLPADHPLWSAPNVLISPHVGGLTAALAPRARRLLVDQVRRYAAGEPLANVVIGP
- a CDS encoding NAD(P)H-quinone oxidoreductase, which gives rise to MRAITIPQPGGPDALIWAEVPDPEPGPGEVIVDVRAAGVNRADLLQRQGHYPPPPGAPEYLGLECSGVISAIGPEVTGWAIGQQVCALLAGGGYAERVAVPAGQLLPVPAGVDLVDAAALPEVACTVWSNLVPVGRLNSGDTLLVHGGGSGIGTFAIQFGAALGATILATARATKHSRLRELGAAHTIDYREQDFVEEARRATDGHGVDVILDIMGAAYLGRNVAALATGGRLVVIGLQGGRKAELDLGALLTKRASVLATSLRARPLTEKAEIVRGVRDEVWPLIEAGRIRPVVDRRLPMTEAAEAHRLVESNDHVGKVLLTVG